From the genome of Sphingobacterium sp. UGAL515B_05:
TACTTTAGCGCTTAGTGAGCTTTTTGAGCTACATGTAGAGCGACTTGATATTCCACAGATTGCACAAAAAGCTGAACATACCTACGCTGGTGTGATGTGTGGTATCATGGATCAGTTTGCATCAGCCTTTGGTAAAGAGAAAAATGTCATTAAACTGGATTGCCGTACTTTAGGATTTGAGTATGTTCCGCTTGATCTTAAGGGGTACGAAGTTGTGTTATTGAATACAAACGTAAAACACTCATTAGCTTCTACGGCTTACAATACACGTCGTGAACAGTGTGAGCAAGCTTCTGCATGGGTTCGGGAAAAATACCCGGAAGTCAAAAATCTGCGTGATGTAACAGTGGCAATGTTGGATGAATTGGTGAAAGACAAAGATGCCGATATTTATGCGAAAGCTAGTTTTGTGGTCCGTGAGAATGAACGCGTAGAGAAATCGTGTGATGCACTACGTTCAGGAGATGTTGTTCAGCTTGGACAGTATATTTTCCAAAGTCATGAGGGATTAAGTAAAGTGTATGAAGTCAGTTGTCCAGAACTGGATTATCTAGTGGATTACGTCAAGCAATTTCCTGAGGTGATCGGTGCCCGAATGATGGGGGGCGGTTTCGGTGGCTGTACGATCAATATCGTCAAAGAAGGTGTATTACCTTCAATTTTGCCAACACTCGAAAAAGAATACAAACAGAAATTTGATAAAGAACTTTCGGTCATTCAGGTCAGGATTGCCGACGGTACCCACGTACTTTGATGAAAAATAAATAAGGGGAATAACATATTCATGTTATTCCCCTTATTTTTTGTCTTTTTTTTGATAACAACTTACCACACAAGTCCTAGTTAAGCTGGTCTAATGCCTGTTTTAAGTCGGCGATTAGATCATCGGCATGTTCGATTCCAATAGAGATGCGCAACATCCCTAGCGTGATTCCGGAAGCTTCTTTCTGTTCCTTCGTATGATGACCGCCCCACATACTCGCGGGGTGTACAATAAGCGATTCGACCCCGCCCAAACTGGCCGCATTGATAAATATATGCAGCCCATTGATGAGTTTCTGCGCATTTAAAAATGCCTCCTCTTCGTCTTTACCGTTGACATCGATGCAAAGCATACCCGA
Proteins encoded in this window:
- the galK gene encoding galactokinase: MITKDTIVNKFKEHYQEEPLVVSSPGRINIIGEHTDYNDGFVLPAAIDKAIYVAVSKRSDDNIVLYAEDYQERHEVKLTDIAISEKHWPNYILGVVDQYQKRGATLGGFNLYIDGDVPLGAGLSSSAAVECAVTLALSELFELHVERLDIPQIAQKAEHTYAGVMCGIMDQFASAFGKEKNVIKLDCRTLGFEYVPLDLKGYEVVLLNTNVKHSLASTAYNTRREQCEQASAWVREKYPEVKNLRDVTVAMLDELVKDKDADIYAKASFVVRENERVEKSCDALRSGDVVQLGQYIFQSHEGLSKVYEVSCPELDYLVDYVKQFPEVIGARMMGGGFGGCTINIVKEGVLPSILPTLEKEYKQKFDKELSVIQVRIADGTHVL